In Bacillus sp. NP247, one DNA window encodes the following:
- a CDS encoding DUF2871 family protein, protein MKKLYNASFTYLIIGLLSGIFAREYGKFKGIIGSTLLNLLHTHTLVLGFFFFLIALGLAKVFAFHEVKGFNNWFILHNVALTLMLGSLAARGLLQLNGADFKGLTYIVGFSHSMMAFTLVWFMILLKKSSKI, encoded by the coding sequence ATGAAGAAATTATATAACGCATCGTTTACGTATTTAATTATTGGTTTACTATCAGGAATATTCGCTAGGGAGTATGGGAAATTTAAAGGGATAATAGGATCTACACTATTAAATCTTTTGCATACACATACGTTAGTACTTGGATTTTTCTTCTTTTTAATTGCTTTAGGATTAGCAAAAGTATTCGCGTTTCATGAAGTGAAAGGATTTAATAACTGGTTTATTTTACATAATGTTGCATTAACTTTAATGCTAGGTTCGTTGGCAGCGAGAGGGCTTCTTCAACTAAATGGAGCGGACTTTAAAGGGTTAACTTATATTGTAGGGTTCTCTCATTCTATGATGGCATTTACTTTAGTTTGGTTTATGATTTTATTGAAAAAATCGTCTAAAATATAA
- a CDS encoding GNAT family N-acetyltransferase translates to MIVLETERLTLRWFDIQDAPFILELVNDPAWIQFIGDKGVRNLEDATNYILNGPVDMYNKMGFGLYLVERKEDLTPLGMCGLIKRDSLEDVDIGFAFLEKFRSKGYGYESAAAVIEYGVHKLGMKRIVAITSIDNAASGNLLEKVGLRFKKIISDSGEDLKLFGYNA, encoded by the coding sequence TTGATAGTTCTTGAAACTGAACGACTCACTCTTCGTTGGTTCGATATCCAAGATGCTCCGTTTATTCTCGAGTTAGTAAATGATCCTGCATGGATTCAGTTTATCGGTGATAAAGGGGTTAGAAACTTAGAAGATGCAACAAATTATATTTTAAACGGACCAGTCGATATGTATAATAAAATGGGCTTTGGTCTTTACTTAGTTGAACGAAAAGAAGATCTCACTCCACTTGGCATGTGCGGCCTTATTAAAAGAGATTCATTAGAAGATGTTGATATCGGCTTTGCCTTTTTAGAAAAATTCCGTTCGAAAGGGTACGGCTATGAATCAGCTGCTGCGGTAATCGAATACGGTGTACATAAGCTAGGTATGAAACGAATTGTAGCAATTACTTCTATAGATAATGCTGCTTCAGGCAATCTGTTAGAAAAAGTAGGATTGCGATTTAAAAAAATAATTTCAGACTCAGGAGAAGATTTAAAATTATTTGGGTATAACGCGTAA
- the colA gene encoding collagenase ColA: MKGYSTKVLVGVSFASLMLGSFQGSILAEDNKGEQVSYRNVLKMEPVGVQLPVEELAHSSKVLESKSFEKRLQFADLSQRPPEVKKESKQLAVAKTYTIAELNQLSNQQLVDLLVTIDWEQITGLFQFNKDSLAFYQNDSRMQAIIDKLKQQGQAYTKDDSKGIETLVEVLRSGFYLGFYNAELSKLNERGYHDKCLPALKTIANNPNFKLGTLEQNRVVSSYGKLIGNASSDVETVTSAAKIFKQYNDNFSTLVDNLSAGNAIYDIMQGVDYDIQSYLYDTRKAPKDTVWYQKIDSYINELSRFALMGTITEKNGWLINNGIYYTGRLGTFHSTGTKGLQVVTDAMKIYPYLGEQYFVAAEQITTNYGGKDANGKVVDLDQIREDGKKKYLPKTYTFDDGAIVLKAGDKVTEEKVKRLYWAAKEVKAQFHRTVESDQPLEKGNPDDVLTMVIYNSPAEYQFNRQLYGYETNNGGMYIEGTGTFFTYERTPEESIYSLEELFRHEFTHYLQGRYEVPGLWGQGKFYENERLSWFEEGNAEFFAGATRTDNVVPRKSIIGGLSSNPAERYTAERTLNAKYGTWDFYNYSFALQSYMYNKRYDMFDKIHDLIRKNDVTAYDAYRSALSKDANLNKEYQDYMQMLVDNREKYNVPLVSDDYLATHAPKPVSDIAAEITAEAKLNNVSVKKNKSQFFNTFTLQGTYTGTAAKGEYEDWKTITQNVNDTLKRLSAKEWTGYKTVTAYFVNYRVNASGQFEYDVVFHGINTEEGAVNKAPVAVINGPYSGNVNEAISFKSDGSKDEDGKITSYKWEFGDGTVSNEQNPTHVYTKEGTYTAKLTVTDDKGAANTNTTSVTVKKKEDNSVEQEPNNSFQTANKLQLNQLLRASLGNGDTSDYFEINVETAKNLQINVTNENNIGINWVLYSEADLNNYVTYAQQQGNKLVGNYYTYPGKYYLHVYQYGGGTGNYTVEVK; the protein is encoded by the coding sequence ATGAAAGGCTATTCAACAAAAGTTTTAGTGGGGGTAAGTTTTGCTAGTTTAATGTTAGGGAGTTTTCAAGGAAGCATATTGGCGGAAGATAATAAGGGAGAGCAAGTTTCATATCGAAATGTGCTAAAAATGGAGCCGGTTGGTGTACAACTGCCAGTGGAAGAATTAGCTCATTCATCGAAAGTATTAGAAAGCAAGTCTTTTGAGAAAAGGCTACAATTTGCTGATTTATCGCAAAGACCGCCTGAAGTAAAAAAGGAAAGTAAGCAATTAGCTGTAGCGAAAACTTATACAATTGCTGAATTAAATCAATTAAGCAATCAACAATTAGTAGATTTACTTGTAACAATCGATTGGGAGCAAATTACGGGGCTATTTCAGTTTAATAAGGACAGCCTTGCATTCTATCAAAATGATAGTAGGATGCAGGCGATTATTGATAAATTGAAGCAGCAAGGACAAGCTTATACGAAGGATGATTCAAAAGGGATTGAGACATTAGTAGAGGTATTGCGCTCTGGATTTTATTTAGGTTTTTATAATGCAGAATTAAGTAAACTTAATGAGCGGGGCTATCATGACAAGTGCTTGCCGGCGTTAAAAACGATTGCGAACAATCCAAATTTCAAACTCGGTACATTGGAACAAAATAGAGTTGTATCATCATACGGAAAATTAATAGGAAATGCTTCGAGTGATGTGGAAACGGTAACATCGGCTGCAAAGATTTTTAAGCAATATAATGATAATTTTTCTACATTGGTAGATAATCTTTCAGCTGGAAATGCGATTTACGATATTATGCAAGGTGTTGATTACGATATTCAATCGTATTTATACGATACGAGAAAAGCACCGAAAGATACAGTATGGTATCAGAAAATAGATAGTTATATTAATGAGTTAAGTAGATTTGCGTTAATGGGAACGATTACAGAGAAAAACGGATGGCTTATTAATAATGGCATTTATTATACGGGTAGACTCGGTACATTCCATAGTACAGGGACAAAAGGATTACAAGTTGTAACGGATGCGATGAAAATCTACCCTTATTTAGGTGAGCAATATTTCGTAGCAGCTGAGCAAATTACGACGAATTATGGCGGGAAAGATGCAAATGGTAAAGTGGTTGATTTAGATCAAATACGAGAAGATGGTAAGAAAAAATATTTGCCAAAAACGTATACGTTTGATGATGGGGCAATTGTTTTAAAAGCCGGAGATAAAGTGACTGAAGAGAAAGTGAAACGTTTATATTGGGCAGCAAAAGAAGTGAAGGCACAATTCCATCGTACGGTTGAAAGTGACCAACCTTTAGAAAAAGGAAATCCAGATGATGTATTAACGATGGTTATTTATAATAGCCCAGCTGAGTATCAATTTAATCGTCAATTATACGGATATGAAACAAATAATGGTGGTATGTATATAGAAGGAACAGGAACGTTCTTTACTTATGAACGTACACCAGAAGAGAGTATATATAGTTTAGAAGAGTTATTCCGACATGAGTTCACGCATTATTTACAAGGTAGATATGAAGTGCCAGGACTTTGGGGACAAGGTAAGTTTTATGAAAATGAGAGATTATCTTGGTTTGAAGAAGGGAATGCTGAGTTTTTTGCAGGTGCAACGAGAACGGATAATGTTGTACCGAGAAAGAGCATTATAGGAGGGCTATCTTCAAATCCAGCCGAACGTTATACGGCAGAGCGGACGTTAAATGCAAAGTATGGAACGTGGGATTTCTATAATTATTCCTTCGCTTTACAATCGTATATGTACAATAAGAGATATGATATGTTTGATAAAATTCATGATCTTATTAGGAAAAATGATGTGACAGCATATGATGCATATCGCTCTGCTTTAAGTAAAGATGCCAATTTAAACAAAGAGTATCAAGACTATATGCAAATGCTTGTTGATAACCGTGAGAAATATAATGTTCCATTAGTATCAGATGATTATTTAGCAACTCATGCACCGAAACCAGTTTCGGATATTGCGGCAGAAATTACAGCGGAAGCGAAATTAAATAATGTATCGGTAAAGAAAAATAAATCACAGTTCTTTAATACATTTACACTGCAAGGAACGTATACAGGTACTGCTGCAAAAGGAGAATATGAAGACTGGAAAACAATTACGCAAAACGTTAATGATACGTTAAAACGTTTAAGTGCAAAAGAATGGACAGGCTATAAAACTGTAACAGCTTACTTTGTGAATTATCGTGTGAATGCATCAGGGCAATTTGAATATGATGTTGTGTTCCACGGTATTAATACAGAAGAAGGTGCTGTGAATAAAGCGCCGGTCGCGGTTATTAATGGTCCGTATAGCGGAAATGTGAATGAAGCAATCTCGTTTAAAAGTGATGGATCAAAAGATGAAGATGGGAAAATTACTTCTTATAAATGGGAGTTTGGCGATGGTACTGTAAGTAATGAACAAAATCCAACTCACGTATATACAAAAGAAGGAACATATACGGCAAAATTAACAGTAACAGACGATAAAGGAGCAGCTAATACTAATACAACGAGCGTAACAGTTAAAAAGAAAGAAGATAACAGTGTAGAACAAGAGCCGAATAATTCATTTCAAACAGCGAATAAACTGCAGCTAAATCAATTGTTACGGGCTAGTTTAGGAAACGGTGATACAAGTGATTACTTTGAAATAAATGTAGAAACTGCGAAAAACCTTCAAATTAACGTAACGAATGAAAATAATATCGGAATAAACTGGGTTCTTTATTCAGAAGCAGATTTAAATAATTATGTTACGTACGCCCAGCAGCAAGGTAATAAATTAGTGGGTAATTACTACACGTATCCAGGGAAGTATTATTTACATGTATATCAGTATGGCGGGGGAACAGGGAATTATACGGTAGAAGTGAAATAG
- a CDS encoding MgtC/SapB family protein, whose product MSLHIDFIIRIGVAGLLGAIIGIEREIRSKEAGLKTHFLVAVGSALIMVVSKYAFSDIMFEEHMALDPSRIAAQVVSGVGFLGAGTIIIQKQAVKGLTTAAGLWATAGIGLAIGAGMYVVGIGAMILVLIGLEIVSRIFKVQFLFPQNITVQMCINKQEAVQQIVETLQVKGIPILSYEVESLQQDTGVVYKVGMQLKNISPEEKNALIQYMQTLPEITFIKLKS is encoded by the coding sequence GTGAGCTTACATATTGATTTTATTATACGAATCGGTGTTGCTGGTTTGTTAGGGGCGATAATCGGTATTGAAAGGGAAATTCGCTCAAAAGAAGCTGGATTAAAAACACATTTCCTAGTAGCCGTAGGGAGTGCTTTAATAATGGTCGTTTCGAAATATGCTTTTTCGGATATTATGTTTGAAGAACATATGGCTCTTGATCCGAGCCGGATTGCAGCGCAAGTTGTTAGTGGAGTTGGATTTTTAGGTGCAGGTACAATCATTATTCAAAAGCAGGCAGTGAAAGGATTAACGACAGCGGCTGGTTTATGGGCCACAGCAGGAATAGGGTTAGCAATTGGAGCAGGTATGTATGTTGTAGGGATCGGAGCGATGATTCTCGTTTTGATTGGTTTAGAGATTGTAAGTCGTATTTTTAAGGTGCAATTTTTATTTCCGCAAAATATAACAGTGCAAATGTGTATAAATAAACAGGAAGCGGTACAACAAATAGTAGAGACGCTACAAGTGAAAGGTATTCCAATACTTTCATATGAAGTGGAATCTTTACAGCAAGATACAGGTGTAGTTTATAAGGTAGGAATGCAGCTGAAAAATATATCACCTGAAGAAAAGAATGCATTAATTCAGTATATGCAAACATTACCGGAAATCACGTTTATAAAGTTAAAATCATAG
- a CDS encoding GNAT family N-acetyltransferase, whose product MNVSLLTPTTDLQEEYLDFYNEWKDSGETMIPWVISKKPSNFTAMIQELHDAHNGINIPETWVPDSTYWLVTDENRVLGVVNIRHSLTDHLFNAGGHIGYGIRPSERRKGYATKLLELSLEKTKELNITKVLVVCDEVNTASEKTILHNGGLRDDDFTEKDGNVVRRYWIEL is encoded by the coding sequence ATGAACGTCTCTTTACTTACACCTACTACTGATTTACAAGAAGAATATTTAGATTTTTATAACGAATGGAAAGATAGCGGTGAAACGATGATTCCATGGGTTATTTCAAAAAAACCTTCTAATTTCACGGCAATGATTCAAGAATTACACGACGCACATAACGGAATAAATATTCCTGAAACTTGGGTACCAGATTCTACTTATTGGCTCGTGACAGATGAAAATAGAGTTCTAGGAGTTGTTAATATACGTCATAGTTTAACTGATCATCTATTTAACGCTGGTGGTCATATCGGTTATGGCATTCGTCCTTCTGAAAGAAGAAAAGGTTATGCTACAAAGTTACTAGAGTTATCATTAGAAAAAACGAAAGAATTAAACATCACGAAAGTACTTGTCGTTTGTGACGAAGTGAATACGGCTTCTGAGAAAACGATTTTACATAACGGCGGTCTCCGTGATGATGATTTCACTGAAAAAGATGGTAATGTTGTGAGAAGGTATTGGATTGAACTCTAA
- a CDS encoding VOC family protein: MVQIHPQTRIGHVEFKVKDLERQIDFYKNVVGLEVIKKEGNKAHLAGKGGNNTLLVLEKLEDGVLQEPRTTGIYHVAFLVPTREAFASALFGVLRNKNVIDSPAEQEGRYTYSNEILPISRFNSASDHTYSEAFYLQDLEGNGIEIYADRPRDQWGEGPGGSTPLDLKELATLVDYEFDGLPAETVVGHVHLRIADVDKSHEFYVDTVGFEVQQREDDCLFISAGGYHHHIGANTWNGVNNPHPSVHATGLKVYTIVLPYKEALDEVKERLIDKQHEINETTLGFTVVDPSGITVQFEIEVV; this comes from the coding sequence ATGGTACAAATTCATCCGCAAACACGCATTGGTCATGTTGAATTTAAAGTGAAAGATTTAGAGCGTCAAATTGATTTTTATAAGAATGTAGTAGGCTTAGAAGTAATAAAGAAAGAGGGGAATAAAGCACATTTAGCTGGAAAAGGTGGTAATAATACATTACTTGTTCTTGAAAAATTAGAGGACGGGGTACTGCAAGAACCACGTACAACGGGAATATACCATGTTGCCTTTTTAGTTCCGACTCGTGAGGCTTTTGCTTCGGCATTATTTGGTGTGCTTCGTAATAAGAACGTAATTGATAGTCCAGCTGAGCAAGAAGGGCGTTATACATATTCAAATGAAATTTTACCAATTTCAAGGTTTAATAGCGCAAGTGATCATACGTATAGTGAGGCGTTTTATTTACAAGACTTAGAGGGTAATGGTATCGAAATATATGCAGACCGTCCGCGAGATCAGTGGGGAGAAGGGCCAGGAGGAAGTACGCCACTTGATTTAAAAGAACTAGCAACGCTCGTTGATTATGAGTTTGATGGTTTACCAGCCGAGACGGTGGTTGGACATGTACATTTACGAATAGCTGATGTAGATAAGTCACATGAATTTTATGTAGATACAGTAGGTTTTGAAGTGCAACAGCGTGAAGATGATTGCTTATTTATTTCAGCAGGAGGATATCATCACCATATTGGTGCAAATACGTGGAATGGGGTAAATAACCCGCATCCATCAGTACATGCAACTGGACTGAAGGTGTATACGATCGTATTACCTTATAAAGAAGCGTTAGATGAAGTGAAGGAAAGATTAATAGACAAACAACATGAAATAAATGAAACTACACTTGGATTTACAGTAGTAGATCCAAGTGGTATTACAGTCCAGTTTGAAATAGAAGTAGTATAA
- a CDS encoding amino acid ABC transporter substrate-binding protein, which translates to MRKSSLLLTIALTLSVGALSACGSNVSSEKTNEKVVKVGTSAGRSPFVFKEGEKVTGFDAEIIEAAAKKAGYKVEWNVSDFEGLFGLLDSGRIDTIANELSVSPERKKKYDFSIPYVYSGSVFAVKKDNNTIKSIEDLKGKTVGVGLGTAGEQELKALNKNNAFTIKTYSEDPTAELNEVGFGRVDAYYNDKVQVETTITKAKLDNVKVGFGPLEWGEIAFPFAKKSEKLEDINKALKELEQDGTLSDISKKWLKVDATKKQN; encoded by the coding sequence ATGAGAAAATCGTCATTATTACTAACAATAGCATTAACACTATCAGTTGGAGCTTTGTCTGCATGTGGTTCTAATGTATCAAGTGAAAAAACAAATGAAAAAGTAGTGAAAGTTGGGACTTCTGCAGGTCGTAGTCCATTTGTTTTTAAAGAGGGTGAGAAAGTAACAGGTTTTGATGCTGAAATTATTGAAGCGGCTGCTAAAAAAGCTGGATATAAAGTAGAATGGAATGTTTCTGATTTTGAAGGATTATTCGGTTTATTAGATTCAGGTCGTATCGATACGATTGCAAATGAATTATCCGTTTCTCCGGAAAGAAAAAAGAAATATGATTTTTCGATCCCGTATGTGTATTCAGGTTCTGTTTTTGCGGTGAAGAAAGATAATAATACAATTAAATCGATAGAGGATTTAAAAGGAAAGACTGTAGGCGTTGGACTTGGTACAGCAGGCGAGCAAGAGTTAAAAGCTTTAAATAAAAATAATGCTTTTACGATTAAAACGTATTCAGAGGATCCAACGGCGGAATTGAACGAAGTAGGATTTGGACGCGTCGATGCTTATTATAATGATAAAGTTCAAGTGGAAACAACAATAACGAAGGCGAAACTAGATAATGTGAAAGTGGGATTTGGTCCACTTGAATGGGGAGAGATTGCATTTCCATTTGCAAAAAAGAGTGAAAAGTTAGAAGATATAAATAAGGCGTTAAAAGAATTAGAACAAGATGGAACATTAAGCGATATATCGAAAAAATGGCTAAAAGTTGATGCTACGAAAAAACAAAATTGA
- a CDS encoding amino acid ABC transporter ATP-binding protein yields MIELKDLYKSYKHNEVLKGISLTVKKGEVVVIIGPSGSGKSTLLRCLNLLEQPDDGSIRIEDLEIHTKKLYQKEIIKLRKKTAMVFQNYNLFKNKTALQNITTPLTVVQKKSDEEAKRIAREILKQVGLADKENFYPTMLSGGQQQRIGIARAMALNPAVLLFDEPTSALDPELVNEVLQVIKDLARQHITMVIVTHEMNFAKEVADRIIFMADGIVVEQGTPEEIFRNPKNERTKKFLRQLNASEEGNHFVI; encoded by the coding sequence GTGATTGAGCTAAAAGATTTGTATAAGTCTTACAAACATAATGAAGTGCTGAAAGGAATTTCACTTACTGTCAAAAAAGGGGAAGTGGTAGTAATCATTGGACCTTCTGGTTCAGGGAAATCGACATTACTACGATGTTTAAATTTATTAGAACAACCGGATGATGGCAGTATTAGAATTGAAGATTTAGAGATTCATACGAAAAAACTTTATCAAAAAGAAATAATAAAATTACGCAAAAAAACAGCAATGGTTTTTCAAAACTATAATTTATTTAAAAATAAAACAGCGTTGCAAAATATTACAACACCATTAACGGTTGTGCAGAAAAAGAGTGACGAAGAGGCAAAGAGAATAGCGAGAGAAATATTAAAGCAAGTAGGCTTAGCTGATAAAGAAAATTTTTATCCGACAATGTTATCAGGTGGGCAACAGCAAAGAATTGGGATAGCTAGAGCAATGGCTTTAAATCCTGCTGTATTACTATTTGATGAACCGACTTCTGCGCTTGATCCAGAATTAGTTAATGAAGTACTACAAGTTATTAAAGATTTGGCAAGGCAACATATAACGATGGTTATTGTTACACATGAAATGAATTTTGCGAAAGAGGTGGCAGATCGCATTATATTTATGGCTGATGGCATTGTCGTAGAGCAGGGAACACCAGAAGAAATTTTTCGGAATCCCAAAAATGAACGTACGAAAAAGTTTTTACGACAATTAAATGCATCTGAAGAAGGAAATCATTTCGTTATTTAG
- a CDS encoding amino acid ABC transporter permease, translating to MKFDVTYFLESFPQLFKYVYITLGITVVSMIISFFIGIGLAIITKNKTKFLYPIARVYISFFRGTPLLVQLFVLYFGLPQISPAFTVLTAMQATLIGLSLNNAAYLSEIIRGSLNAVESGQMDACLSVGMTKAQAMRQIIFPQAIRVAVPSLGNNFVGLLKESSLSFALGVAEILAQAKMLAAQSYRYMESYLAVAIVYWIITIVISWGQKKLEKKLDAPYL from the coding sequence GTGAAATTTGATGTAACGTATTTTTTAGAAAGTTTTCCGCAATTATTTAAATATGTATACATAACTTTAGGGATTACTGTAGTTTCAATGATTATTTCTTTCTTTATAGGGATTGGCTTGGCGATCATTACAAAAAACAAAACGAAATTTTTATATCCAATTGCAAGGGTGTATATCTCTTTCTTTAGAGGGACACCGTTATTAGTTCAATTGTTTGTGTTGTATTTCGGATTGCCACAAATATCTCCGGCTTTTACAGTACTTACAGCTATGCAAGCAACTTTAATTGGTCTCAGTTTAAATAATGCTGCTTATTTGTCAGAGATAATTCGAGGTTCATTAAATGCTGTGGAATCAGGGCAAATGGATGCTTGTTTATCAGTTGGAATGACAAAGGCACAAGCAATGCGACAAATTATTTTTCCACAGGCTATTCGTGTAGCTGTACCATCACTTGGAAATAATTTTGTCGGATTGTTAAAAGAATCTTCACTATCTTTTGCACTTGGGGTGGCTGAAATTTTAGCACAAGCGAAAATGCTAGCGGCACAATCCTATCGTTATATGGAAAGTTATTTAGCGGTAGCGATTGTGTATTGGATTATTACAATCGTAATTAGCTGGGGACAGAAAAAGTTGGAGAAGAAACTTGATGCACCGTATTTATAA
- a CDS encoding VanW family protein, with the protein MFRKIKGILVGVLCVAVVSGCGTKVSDVALVSDIGGNVVEAKADVQDSISLVDGRTGTEVKKIDLSSLGYFEDEAKFKAAVTKVASEVGKSVDKKMVPSRLAPDGTWQEGKPAYELMEKELVAKLLNVGMWDSSYQLPIVEKKPVATLSDAQGSGTVIGRYETNLGGSAGGRVENIRLSAASINGVVLAKGDRFSFNALIGDTTPDKGYQLGKEIVDGKLVDGYGGGVCQTSSTLYNAADQAGLKMVDRTTHSKTVGYVPQGRDATIAYPYLDLVFENTNDAPVKLYMGIQGGKLVAEVHKMK; encoded by the coding sequence TTGTTCCGAAAAATAAAGGGTATATTAGTAGGGGTGCTATGCGTAGCTGTAGTAAGTGGTTGTGGTACAAAAGTAAGTGATGTGGCATTAGTAAGTGATATTGGCGGGAACGTTGTAGAGGCTAAGGCTGATGTACAGGATTCAATTAGCTTAGTGGATGGGCGTACTGGTACTGAAGTGAAAAAAATAGACTTATCGAGTTTAGGTTATTTTGAAGATGAGGCAAAATTCAAAGCAGCGGTAACGAAGGTTGCTAGTGAAGTTGGTAAAAGTGTCGATAAAAAGATGGTACCTTCACGTTTGGCACCTGATGGAACGTGGCAAGAAGGAAAGCCTGCTTATGAGTTAATGGAAAAAGAATTAGTGGCTAAATTATTAAATGTAGGTATGTGGGATTCTTCTTATCAGTTACCAATTGTGGAGAAAAAACCGGTTGCAACACTTAGTGATGCTCAAGGAAGTGGTACTGTAATTGGTAGATATGAAACGAATTTAGGTGGCTCAGCAGGTGGTAGAGTTGAAAATATTCGTTTGTCTGCGGCGAGCATAAATGGGGTTGTTTTAGCGAAGGGAGACCGTTTCTCTTTCAATGCATTAATCGGTGATACAACACCAGATAAAGGGTACCAACTAGGAAAAGAAATTGTGGATGGTAAATTAGTAGATGGTTATGGTGGTGGTGTTTGTCAAACATCATCAACGCTATACAATGCAGCAGATCAAGCTGGTTTGAAAATGGTAGATAGAACTACACATTCTAAAACAGTAGGTTATGTCCCGCAGGGAAGAGATGCTACAATTGCTTATCCATATTTAGACTTAGTATTTGAAAATACGAATGATGCTCCTGTTAAGCTTTATATGGGCATACAAGGCGGAAAGTTAGTTGCTGAAGTACATAAGATGAAATAA
- a CDS encoding DUF3900 domain-containing protein, whose product MDFEINFLSFYVVQVEGKGEAVDKRYKHFQTLDAEEYEDSSLKEFLNGELLKISKRKVERHAKTEQAPTKIGRFIVEEGHEFDSNPHYNLFNRIRFAETKENFKDMSEPLVYTYLDTSAVRGGVFLIAQAKLRKYFDDPFVFVMKCDFEPKVASISDESTLIRNVEMAITTKNMKSIQYPYMPEEGMVEPGELKIHQASHARYFEDFLKFVEYERSMPEIMKTQVMDMVYDQIEDVFEEGTEEREQFDQAMEVWAASPKREIMEQFSTEEVMEATAQIVEHAPEVELKLKADHISVKALLADFGDLIHIAKVNDRYVLMIEADTLTFEKGFSPIEFLKPDELQDVIERIENKQQYSYDPNGIE is encoded by the coding sequence ATGGATTTTGAAATAAATTTTCTTTCCTTTTATGTAGTACAAGTAGAAGGAAAAGGTGAAGCAGTTGATAAACGCTATAAACATTTTCAAACATTAGACGCTGAAGAGTATGAAGATAGCTCTTTAAAAGAATTTTTGAATGGTGAATTATTAAAAATTTCAAAGCGAAAAGTAGAACGTCACGCAAAAACAGAACAAGCCCCAACAAAGATTGGTCGCTTTATTGTAGAAGAAGGGCACGAATTTGATTCAAACCCTCATTACAACTTATTTAATCGTATTCGCTTTGCAGAAACTAAAGAAAACTTTAAAGATATGAGCGAACCTCTCGTTTATACATATCTTGACACAAGCGCTGTACGCGGTGGTGTATTTTTGATCGCTCAAGCAAAACTACGCAAATATTTTGATGATCCATTCGTTTTCGTTATGAAATGTGACTTCGAACCGAAAGTTGCTTCTATTTCAGATGAATCAACACTGATTCGTAACGTCGAAATGGCCATCACAACAAAAAATATGAAATCTATCCAATACCCGTACATGCCTGAAGAAGGTATGGTCGAGCCTGGCGAACTAAAAATACATCAGGCATCACACGCCCGCTACTTTGAAGACTTCTTAAAATTCGTCGAGTACGAACGCTCTATGCCTGAAATTATGAAAACACAAGTAATGGACATGGTATACGACCAAATTGAAGATGTATTTGAAGAAGGTACTGAAGAACGCGAACAATTTGACCAAGCGATGGAAGTATGGGCTGCCAGTCCAAAACGCGAAATTATGGAACAGTTTTCAACAGAGGAAGTAATGGAAGCAACTGCTCAAATTGTCGAGCACGCTCCTGAAGTAGAATTAAAGCTAAAAGCAGATCATATCTCTGTGAAGGCCCTGCTTGCTGATTTCGGAGACCTAATACATATCGCAAAGGTAAATGACCGATACGTATTAATGATTGAGGCTGATACACTTACGTTTGAGAAAGGCTTCTCTCCGATTGAGTTTCTGAAGCCAGATGAATTGCAAGATGTGATTGAGCGGATTGAGAATAAGCAGCAGTATTCTTATGATCCAAATGGAATTGAATAA